Proteins encoded by one window of Cucurbita pepo subsp. pepo cultivar mu-cu-16 chromosome LG14, ASM280686v2, whole genome shotgun sequence:
- the LOC111810275 gene encoding F-box/kelch-repeat protein SKIP25-like produces the protein MVTAAAPTPKRSKLALHPQHHHNRPSPPLLPGLPDDVAQLCLSHLPPSLLFSVCRSWRRLLYSPSFPPFFSLYALLSSSPDSIDFFNFDPISSKWTSLPPHPNPPSLQLLIHHPSFLSRHLPVQSLAVSGHLLLLAATTHNLLPALPRPLLFSPLSNSWRLAPPLPTPRRWCAAGSLRGSVYVASGIGSFFSTDVARSVERWDLKPMDGGAWEKVSGLKDGRFSRDATDAVGWRGKLCMVNVKGDARKEGLVYDLERDEWEEMSEGMIGGWRGPVATMEEEEMYVVDEVTGSLRRYDPERDFWEEVTESNRLKGAVQMAAGGGRVCVVCSGSRREIVVVDVVASPPRLWVEATPPGMEVVAVHVLPRMSAPKS, from the coding sequence ATGGTCACCGCCGCTGCTCCCACCCCCAAGCGCAGTAAACTGGCTCTCCACCCTCAACACCACCACAACCGCCCCTCTCCGCCGCTTCTCCCGGGCCTCCCTGATGACGTGGCACAACTCTGCCTCTCCCATCTTCCTCCTTCCCTCCTCTTCTCCGTCTGCCGGTCATGGCGGCGCCTCCTTTACTCCCCTTCTTTTCCTCCGTTCTTCTCCCTCTACGCCCTTCTCTCCTCCTCCCCTGATTCCATCGATTTCTTCAACTTCGATCCAATCTCTTCCAAATGGACCTCTCTCCCTCCCCATCCTAATCCCCCCTCTCTACAGCTCTTGATCCACCACCCCTCTTTCCTCTCCCGCCACCTCCCCGTTCAGTCCCTCGCCGTCTCCGGCCACCTCCTCCTCTTAGCCGCCACCACCCACAACCTCCTCCCCGCCCTTCCTCGCCCTCTCCTCTTTTCCCCTCTTTCAAATTCCTGGCGTCTCGCCCCTCCTCTCCCCACCCCTCGCCGCTGGTGCGCTGCCGGCTCTCTCCGCGGCTCTGTCTACGTCGCCAGTGGAATCGGCTCCTTCTTCTCCACTGATGTCGCTCGATCCGTCGAGAGATGGGATTTGAAACCAATGGACGGTGGCGCGTGGGAGAAGGTGAGTGGGCTTAAGGATGGGAGATTTAGCAGAGACGCCACTGATGCTGTTGGGTGGAGGGGGAAGCTCTGTATGGTGAATGTGAAAGGGGATGCGCGGAAAGAAGGGTTGGTTTATGATTTGGAAAGGGATGAGTGGGAGGAGATGTCGGAGGGGATGATCGGAGGTTGGAGAGGGCCGGTGGCGACcatggaggaggaagagatgTATGTGGTGGATGAAGTCACCGGAAGTCTGAGAAGGTATGATCCGGAAAGGGATTTCTGGGAAGAGGTAACGGAGTCAAATCGGCTGAAAGGGGCGGTTCAGATGGCGGCCGGCGGCGGCAGAGTATGCGTGGTGTGCAGCGGAAGTAGAAGGGAAATCGTGGTGGTGGATGTGGTAGCGTCGCCACCGCGGCTGTGGGTTGAGGCGACGCCGCCGGGGATGGAGGTGGTCGCCGTCCACGTGCTGCCCAGAATGAGTGCCCCAAAGTCATGA
- the LOC111810276 gene encoding short-chain dehydrogenase TIC 32, chloroplastic-like isoform X2, giving the protein MLEMFKYLVGSAGASGYGSKSTAEEVSESCMNSITAIVTGATSGIGEETARVLAKRGVRIIIPARNLKAAEEAKARIVSESDCFDHSRITVMALDLSSVNSVVNFVSNFESLNLPLNLLINNAGRFCYEHAFSEDGIEMTFATNYLGHFLLTKLLLNRMIETAKSTGVQGRIVNVTSNIHSWFSGDIFEYLGQISQKNRVYDSTRAYAFSKLANVLHTVQLAHKLQEMKANVTVNCVHPGVVKTNLNREREGFVTDLIFYMTSKSRLLKTIPEGAATTCYVATNRNVENVNGNYFADCNDQGSCECKTKSAHLAEGLWSASETIVSTLTGKPQP; this is encoded by the exons ACCTCGTCGGTTCCGCTGGAGCAAGCGGCTACGGCTCCAAATCCACCGCCGAGGAAGTCAGTGAATCTTGTATGAACTCCATCACCGCCATAGTCACAG GAGCGACGTCGGGAATCGGAGAGGAGACGGCGAGAGTCTTGGCCAAGCGCGGTGTAAGGATCATCATTCCGGCTCGAAATCTAAAAGCCGCTGAGGAAGCGAAGGCGAGAATCGTGTCGGAATCGGATTGTTTTGATCATTCACGAATCACGGTTATGGCTCTCGATCTTAGCTCTGTGAATTCCGTCGTGAACTTCGTCTCCAATTTCGAGTCGTTAAATTTGCCTCTTAATCTTCTCAT AAACAACGCAGGCAGGTTCTGTTACGAACATGCGTTTTCTGAAGACGGAATTGAGATGACTTTCGCTACTAATTATCTTG GTCATTTTCTCTTGACGAAACTTCTATTGAATAGGATGATAGAAACCGCCAAATCGACAGGAGTCCAAGGCCGAATAGTGAATGTGACGTCCAACATCCATAGCTGGTTTTCGGGCGACATATTCGAATATCTCGGCCAGATAAGCCAGAAAAACAG AGTGTACGATTCGACACGTGCTTACGCGTTCTCCAAACTCGCAAATGTCTTGCACACTGTTCAACTCGCTCACAAACTCCAG GAAATGAAGGCGAATGTTACGGTAAACTGTGTTCATCCAGGCGTTGTGAAAACCAATTTGAACAGAGAACGTGAAGGCTTCGTCACAG ATTTGATTTTCTACATGACGTCCAAATCAAGGTTGTTGAAGACAATTCCGGAAGGTGCAGCAACAACTTGTTACGTAGCCACGAATCGGAACGTGGAAAATGTGAATGGAAATTACTTCGCGGATTGCAACGACCAAGGAAGTTGCGAATGCAAAACGAAATCCGCGCATTTGGCTGAAGGCCTATGGTCCGCCTCTGAAACAATCGTCTCCACACTTACCGGTAAGCCTCAACCCTAA
- the LOC111810276 gene encoding short-chain dehydrogenase TIC 32, chloroplastic-like isoform X1, translating into MLEMFKYLVGSAGASGYGSKSTAEEVSESCMNSITAIVTGATSGIGEETARVLAKRGVRIIIPARNLKAAEEAKARIVSESDCFDHSRITVMALDLSSVNSVVNFVSNFESLNLPLNLLINNAGRFCYEHAFSEDGIEMTFATNYLGHFLLTKLLLNRMIETAKSTGVQGRIVNVTSNIHSWFSGDIFEYLGQISQKNSRVYDSTRAYAFSKLANVLHTVQLAHKLQEMKANVTVNCVHPGVVKTNLNREREGFVTDLIFYMTSKSRLLKTIPEGAATTCYVATNRNVENVNGNYFADCNDQGSCECKTKSAHLAEGLWSASETIVSTLTGKPQP; encoded by the exons ACCTCGTCGGTTCCGCTGGAGCAAGCGGCTACGGCTCCAAATCCACCGCCGAGGAAGTCAGTGAATCTTGTATGAACTCCATCACCGCCATAGTCACAG GAGCGACGTCGGGAATCGGAGAGGAGACGGCGAGAGTCTTGGCCAAGCGCGGTGTAAGGATCATCATTCCGGCTCGAAATCTAAAAGCCGCTGAGGAAGCGAAGGCGAGAATCGTGTCGGAATCGGATTGTTTTGATCATTCACGAATCACGGTTATGGCTCTCGATCTTAGCTCTGTGAATTCCGTCGTGAACTTCGTCTCCAATTTCGAGTCGTTAAATTTGCCTCTTAATCTTCTCAT AAACAACGCAGGCAGGTTCTGTTACGAACATGCGTTTTCTGAAGACGGAATTGAGATGACTTTCGCTACTAATTATCTTG GTCATTTTCTCTTGACGAAACTTCTATTGAATAGGATGATAGAAACCGCCAAATCGACAGGAGTCCAAGGCCGAATAGTGAATGTGACGTCCAACATCCATAGCTGGTTTTCGGGCGACATATTCGAATATCTCGGCCAGATAAGCCAGAAAAACAG CAGAGTGTACGATTCGACACGTGCTTACGCGTTCTCCAAACTCGCAAATGTCTTGCACACTGTTCAACTCGCTCACAAACTCCAG GAAATGAAGGCGAATGTTACGGTAAACTGTGTTCATCCAGGCGTTGTGAAAACCAATTTGAACAGAGAACGTGAAGGCTTCGTCACAG ATTTGATTTTCTACATGACGTCCAAATCAAGGTTGTTGAAGACAATTCCGGAAGGTGCAGCAACAACTTGTTACGTAGCCACGAATCGGAACGTGGAAAATGTGAATGGAAATTACTTCGCGGATTGCAACGACCAAGGAAGTTGCGAATGCAAAACGAAATCCGCGCATTTGGCTGAAGGCCTATGGTCCGCCTCTGAAACAATCGTCTCCACACTTACCGGTAAGCCTCAACCCTAA